A single region of the Salvia miltiorrhiza cultivar Shanhuang (shh) chromosome 8, IMPLAD_Smil_shh, whole genome shotgun sequence genome encodes:
- the LOC130998097 gene encoding uncharacterized protein LOC130998097, with protein MRLPPRGSGTDSDAVAVGMRSTGNSSNLTDKQPTQILTYSDIVSISPKNDDRVSYAKATGKKPVKIQDLAAHIFHDLRPTKEGDQFSLKIPKDLYLNEIKAFEFALTGRLFLQKGDKPRSTMELKWELQRLWSLASDWQLIPLGKGYFTLRFTTAEDKATAKGKAVWELSKGLLRLREWTRNFDPFKENSPLADVWVRIHYLPIEYWNPQVISGIGRYLGHPLKIDGASARRDFGQFARILVEIDMSQNLPSTLLIDGEDTSFHVEFIFENLPLYCRRCKITGHSQETCRKKRRVEPVAIQENLTAAPNNQSGVVTYKQWHIVEQGKKVVVPITGEQQNTSIFGHLATGVQQHDFQNKGHEMAGSNTVLDSKRVDDHDSEERALDEPEAAVLVSVDQELHKTTGSEDEVDEEIEMETPAGDPTEIVTAAADLDEARNSEQAGELVGQQAKKLDGDLDGQSKDSHTTAPEDIDSRISRLEAQVSQGMQMLVEQAPPKRRGRPPKGMERPRVPQNQEDSIKSRLRNAEEMGQKPRDFVIDHSGSASLRVMNNIATGRWSDEMEVDDFLNGF; from the coding sequence ATGCGTCTGCCTCCCAGGGGGTCGGGTACTGATTCCGACGCGGTTGCCGTCGGAATGCGATCTACTGGTAATTCATCAAATCTTACAGATAAGCAACCCACCCAGATTCTCACTTATTCCGACATCGTTAGCATCTCCCCTAAGAATGACGATAGAGTTTCTTATGCGAAGGCTACTGGCAAGAAGCCGGTGAAAATACAGGATTTGGCTGCTCACATTTTTCATGATCTGCGGCCTACTAAGGAGGGCGATCAGTTCTCCCTCAAAATACCGAAGGATCTATATCTTAACGAGATTAAGGCCTTTGAATTTGCTTTGACAGGACGTTTGTTTCTTCAGAAAGGAGACAAACCGAGATCAACTATGGAACTAAAGTGGGAACTCCAGAGATTATGGAGTTTAGCCTCTGATTGGCAACTAATTCCTTTGGGAAAAGGTTATTTCACTCTCCGATTTACTACGGCTGAAGATAAGGCTACAGCAAAGGGAAAGGCAGTTTGGGAGCTCTCAAAAGGGCTCCTCCGACTCCGTGAATGGACTCGAAATTTTGATCCTTTCAAAGAGAATTCCCCTTTGGCGGACGTTTGGGTTCGCATACACTATCTGCCGATAGAATACTGGAACCCACAGGTTATTTCTGGAATTGGCAGATATTTGGGTCACCCCTTAAAGATCGATGGAGCGTCGGCACGACGTGACTTCGGACAATTCGCTAGAATCCTTGTGGAAATCGATATGTCGCAAAATCTACCTTCTACTCTTTTAATTGATGGTGAGGATACATCATTCCATGTTGAATTTATCTTTGAAAATTTGCCTCTTTACTGTCGTCGTTGCAAAATAACTGGGCATTCTCAAGAAACATGTCGAAAAAAGCGACGTGTGGAGCCGGTAGCTATTCAGGAAAATCTGACGGCTGCTCCTAACAATCAGTCTGGTGTGGTGACTTATAAACAATGGCACATTGTGGAGCAGGGCAAGAAGGTTGTTGTCCCAATCACGGGGGAACAACAGAACACTTCTATTTTTGGCCATTTGGCGACGGGGGTGCAGCAGCATGATTTCCAGAATAAAGGCCATGAGATGGCTGGCAGTAATACAGTTCTGGATTCCAAGAGGGTTGACGATCATGACTCTGAGGAGAGAGCGTTAGACGAGCCGGAGGCAGCGGTGTTGGTTTCGGTTGATCAAGAGCTTCATAAGACGACTGGTAGTGAGGACGAGGTGGACGAGGAAATTGAGATGGAGACGCCGGCTGGGGATCCGACTGAGATTGTTACGGCTGCTGCTGATTTAGATGAAGCTCGCAATTCTGAGCAAGCTGGAGAGTTGGTTGGTCAGCAGGCTAAAAAACTGGATGGTGATTTGGATGGGCAAAGCAAAGACTCGCACACTACTGCTCCAGAAGATATTGATAGTCGTATCAGTCGGTTAGAGGCGCAGGTTAGCCAAGGAATGCAAATGCTTGTTGAGCAAGCACCGCCTAAGCGACGGGGACGTCCTCCAAAAGGTATGGAACGTCCGCGCGTTCCACAGAATCAGGAAGATAGCATAAAAAGCCGCCTCagaaatgcggaggaaatgggtcAGAAGCCGAGGGACTTCGTCATTGATCATAGCGGAAGTGCTAGTTTGcgtgttatgaataatatcgccaCGGGCCGTTGGTCGGACGAAATGGAGGTGGACGATTTTTTGAATGGTTTTTAA